In Gammaproteobacteria bacterium, the following are encoded in one genomic region:
- a CDS encoding GNAT family N-acetyltransferase: MSSAHEFVIEPLNRNHNRTVFSCGIESLDRYLKRQAGQDMKRRVSRVFVVRSPEDERQVLGFYSLSALSIDLSVLPEVVAAKLPRHPVPAALIGRLAVDLSAQEIGIGKMLLADAIKRTLAVSDDIAIYAMVVDAINEQAKSFYERYGFVRLTFGDSRLFLPLRYL, translated from the coding sequence ATGAGTTCGGCACACGAATTCGTCATCGAACCACTCAACCGAAACCACAACCGAACCGTTTTCAGTTGCGGCATCGAGTCCCTGGATCGCTATCTTAAACGTCAGGCCGGCCAGGATATGAAACGCCGGGTCAGCCGAGTGTTTGTTGTCCGCTCTCCAGAAGACGAAAGGCAGGTGCTGGGGTTCTACTCGCTAAGCGCGCTTTCCATCGACTTGTCGGTCTTGCCCGAAGTGGTCGCCGCGAAGTTGCCCAGGCACCCTGTACCGGCTGCTCTCATCGGACGATTGGCCGTTGACCTATCTGCTCAGGAAATCGGGATCGGCAAGATGCTTCTGGCCGACGCGATCAAACGAACCTTGGCAGTAAGCGACGATATCGCGATCTACGCCATGGTCGTGGATGCCATCAACGAGCAAGCCAAGTCTTTCTATGAGCGTTACGGCTTCGTTCGCTTGACCTTCGGCGATAGTCGCCTGTTTCTGCCGCTGAGATACCTCTGA